A genomic window from Leishmania major strain Friedlin complete genome, chromosome 16 includes:
- a CDS encoding putative eukaryotic translation initiation factor 1A: protein MPKNMGKGGKSFKAGNSKGNMQNQKRDLTYANPDEGEEYAQVKKALGNLRLELQLAGGSTVIGAIRGAMVRKVWIGQGDVVLVAKREFNENDVVDIIHRFTPAEVRLLVKENAIPRDFRSAEERDNNGNTDYIFVNDEDDAQNDDDDQNAIDRNEVIMDDPLAALDNL, encoded by the coding sequence ATGCCGAAGAACATGGGTAAGGGCGGTAAGTCCTTCAAGGCTGGTAACTCGAAGGGCAACATGCAGAACCAGAAGCGTGACCTCACCTACGCCAACCccgacgagggcgaggagTACGCGCAGGTAAAGAAGGCACTCGGCAACCTCCGTCTCGAGCTCCAGCTCGCCGGCGGCTccaccgtcatcggcgcCATCCGCGGCGCGATGGTGCGCAAGGTGTGGATCGGCCAGGGCGACGTAGTGCTCGTGGCGAAGCGCGAATTTAATGAGAACGACGTAGTCGACATTATTCACCGCTTCACCCCGGCCGAGGTCCGCTTGCTGGTGAAGGAGAACGCCATCCCGCGTGACTTCCGGTCTGCCGAGGAGCGCGACAACAACGGCAACACCGATTATATCTTTGTgaacgacgaggatgacgcgcagaacgacgacgatgaccAGAATGCGATCGACCGTAACGAGGTCATCATGGACGACCCCCTCGCTGCTCTTGACAACCTCTAA
- a CDS encoding putative 50S ribosomal protein L17 translates to MLRWSRLLRGRPPPVMGHAKRMRFAGVDDNPSVTHKPWDTSEPLMADYGWERGKLPKFRARSPFHRQQIARRMVTELIRKDYVIVGGARAPALRILADHVVELAKAGDTDSRQQLAYFLHDPLMVDKAFDEYPRRFRDMNAKYAMMTRLKGRRRSDNVAMYFVEYKNRDMSDNHKGEDYTAGPERFFLPPRIIETEKGIQRPPHMQMAFDRWASKFKTEEFHHWWRLRHAKLRYWGVRNVPHPSDVDPLWTEKEEEEWHNEMLANTSDFEDFDLDDDSYEAAGEGGSQGGSSSLSGIGPEPQKKY, encoded by the coding sequence ATGCTCCGCTGGTCTCGCCTACTGCGCGGGCGACCCCCGCCGGTGATGGGGCACGCTAAGCGGATGCGCttcgccggcgtcgacgacaATCCCTCCGTCACACACAAGCCGTGGGACACCAGCGAGCCGCTGATGGCGGACTACGGCTGGGAACGCGGTAAGCTGCCGAAGTTTCGCGCTCGTAGCCCGTTCCACCGCCAGCAGATCGCGCGCCGCATGGTGACGGAGCTGATCCGCAAAGACTACGTCATCGTAgggggcgcgcgcgcaccggcATTGCGTATCCTGGCCGACCACGTCGTCGAGCTCGCCAAGGCTGGTGACACGGACTCGCGTCAGCAGCTGGCCTACTTTCTGCACGACCCCCTCATGGTCGACAAGGCCTTTGACGAGTATCCGCGGCGGTTCCGCGACATGAACGCCAAATACGCGATGATGACGCGCCTGAAggggcgccgacgcagcgacAACGTTGCCATGTATTTTGTGGAGTACAAGAATCGCGACATGAGCGACAATCACAAGGGCGAGGACTACACCGCTGGGCCGGAGCGCTTCTTCCTGCCGCCTCGCATTATCGAGACCGAAAAGGGTATTCAGCGCCCGCCGCACATGCAGATGGCGTTTGACCGGTGGGCGAGCAAGTTTAAGACGGAGGAGTTTCACCActggtggcggctgcggcacgccAAGCTGCGCTACTGGGGTGTTCGCAACGTCCCGCATCCAAGTGATGTGGACCCACTCTggacagagaaggaggaggaggagtggcaCAACGAGATGCTGGCCAACACCAGCGACTTCGAGGACTTCGACCTCGACGACGACTCCTACGAGGCCGCCGGCGAGGGAGGTAGCCAGGGTGGCAGCTCGTCTCTGTCAGGAATCGGACCGGAGCCGCAGAAGAAGTACTGA